The region TGCCGCCGACGCCGGTGCGCATGCTGCTCGATAAAAACGGCAATAACCTGGCAGGCCAGGTGGAGTTTGAAAGTTTTAACCGTCAGCTGAGCGCCGTTAACCGCCATACCGGCAGCAAGCTGGTGAATGCGGTACAGCAAGAGGTGCATGCGATAATCCAGGGCGGTGAAGCGCAGGTGGAAAAAGCGGCACGCGAACTTATCGACGCGGCGCGCCAGGAAGCCGATGACAAACTTTCCGCCGAGCTTTCCCGTCTCGAAGCGTTGCGCGCCGTGAACCCGAACATTCGCGACGACGAACTGGCGGCGATTGAAACTAACCGCCAGCAGGTGCTGGAGAATCTTAACCAGGCGAGCTGGCGACTGGATGCGCTGCGTCTCATCGTGGTGACTCACCAGTAACCGGAGCGATACATGCTGGACGCCTACAACCCGCCGCAGGAGCCCTGGCTGCTCATCCTTTATCAGGATGAGCACATCATGGTGGTGAATAAACCCAGCGGTCTGCTCTCCGTGCCAGGCCGGCTCGATGAGCATAAAGACAGCGTGATGACCCGTATCCAGCGCGATTTCCCGAACGCGGAGTCGGTACATCGCCTGGATATGGCCACCAGCGGGGTGATTGCGGTCGCGCTGACCAAAGCCGCGGAGCGCGAACTTAAGCGCCAGTTTCGCGAGCGCGAGCCGAAAAAGCAGTATGTGGCGCGAGTCTGGGGCCACCCGGAGAAGGCGGAAGGGGTTGTGGATTTGCCGCTGATTTGCGACTGGCCGAACCGGCCGAAGCAAAAGGTCTGTTTCGAAACCGGTAAAGCGGCGCAAACCGAGTATGAG is a window of Cronobacter muytjensii ATCC 51329 DNA encoding:
- the rluA gene encoding bifunctional tRNA pseudouridine(32) synthase/23S rRNA pseudouridine(746) synthase RluA, encoding MLDAYNPPQEPWLLILYQDEHIMVVNKPSGLLSVPGRLDEHKDSVMTRIQRDFPNAESVHRLDMATSGVIAVALTKAAERELKRQFREREPKKQYVARVWGHPEKAEGVVDLPLICDWPNRPKQKVCFETGKAAQTEYEVLEYADDNTARVLLKPITGRSHQLRVHMMALGHPILGDKFYATPQALALAPRLLLHAEQLTITHPAYGSPMTFRAPADF